The Peribacillus simplex genome contains the following window.
TCAAAATACATAGACTAAGTACTAGTTTAAAACAAATCATAATTCTTCTCATGATAGTCTTTTTCTCCTTACACCGATTAGGAATATAATTAAAGGGAGTACGATTAAAATATAAAATCGGAAAGAAGTATTCCACCATAGCAACTTCTCAGTCTCTTGCCAACTAGGAATACATAAGCTAATGATAAGAATGCTAACAGATAAGGCTACAATATGATATTTTTGCTTTAATCCCGGGAAATATTGACTCATTATTATAGAGGACTGCCATAAAAGTAAGGAAGTAAGCAACATGATAAAGGTAACTAGGCTTAACGCAAAAAACAAGGTTGCCCTGTCAAACATAAGCCATTGAAGCTGAACTGTATCCAATGTGGTTATAAAGGGAAAAAGCAGCGTACTAGCCGTTTCATTTCCAAAGGTTAAAAGAGGTAAATAAACGGATAAGAAAAAAAATGGGATAAGCAAAAAGACTGCAAACATGATTTTTTTAGAGTTATACGATATTTTTCCAGGAATAAAACCTAAAAATGAAAAAACAATGGCGAAAGAAAAAAAACTGGTATAAAAGGGAGGTTCTCGAAAAAAATTAAAGCCGGTGTCCATAATCGGAAAGGCATTATGCCAATCAACGTCTTGAAAGCAAATCGAAAGCATAAGTAAGATTAACGGGAAAAAGATACAGAATATTAATAAGGCTGTACGTAAGATGGTTTCGATTCCTTTTACGGCGATATAAGTTGAAATAAGAATCATTAATGTAATAATTGCCCATGTAGGAGTATTCGCTAAAAAGATAATGTTGGTCACTTCTGCATAGGCGCTAACAAGTTCAATAGTAGTTATAATTAAGTAAAGAAGAACAGGAAAAAGTAATGTGAAAGAAAAAGCTTTACCGAAGGTCTTTAAAATACCGATAATATCCTGTTTTGGAAAATAAGATAGACCCTTTAGGTACAGCCATAAAAATAGAATAAATATGACACATTGAATTAAAATCGGTTCCCAGTGACCTTTTTGTGTGCTGGCAATAATTCTTTCCGGATAAATGAAAAAAATAAGACCAAAATGAGACATTAACCCCATGCATATAACCTGAAGGCTTTTATCCAATTCCCCCCCTCCCCTTAGTTAAACTAGTGTATGGAATTCCAAATATCTCTCGACTTGCAAAGTAAGCGCTTATGAATACCAGACCGGATAATATGCCCAACACACCATAGATTGAAGCAAAAATAACAACTACATATTTAAGTAAGCGCAGGATTAACGCATTTTGAAACCCTACAACGCTTGAATTCGCTATCGAGGTTGCTGCTACAATGATAATTAACAGGTTGCTAACCAACTTTGCGTCTACTACTGCTTGTCCGATGACAATTCCCCCTACCATTGTTACCGTTGGACCGATGCTGAGCGGAAGCCTTATACTCGCTTCAATAATTAACTCTAAAATAAGGAGCATAATTGTAATTTCAACAAAAGGGGGATAGGGTATTCCCTCCCTGCTCTGAGCAATCGATAAAGCCAGTTCAATTTTTAATATCTCAGGATTTACAGCAACAAGGGCCACATAGAGAGCTGGAAATATAAGGGTAATTAAAGCGCCAACAACACGTAAAAATCGGATGGCGCTCATGATTGGGTAAGCATAGTTACGGTCATTCGCCTGGGCGAACATATCCCATAATAAATGTGGCAAGATAAGCGCAAAGGGAAAACCGTCAACGAATATAATGACCCTTCCTTTGTTTAAACCATCTACTGCTTCCAATGGCATTTCTGTGTTATTATACTGAGGGATAACCTCCCATTTCCGCACACCCATAAAACGACAAAGATCCTGAAGATAGAGAATATTTGTGTGTTGATTCATTTCAATATGTGAAATGATCTTTTTGATCACACCTTTATCTGCTCGGTCGTCCAAATAAACTATTGATAATTTCTTTTTTTGATCACTTCCTACCGTATAGGTTTTAACTGAGAGATGAGCAGAGGAAACTTTTTTTCTCACTATTCCTATATTTGTTGACATGTCTTCAATAAAAGAATCTAAAGGACCTTGTAATACGTTTTCATTAGCCGGTGGTTGAATTGACCGATTCAATTCTTTGGGAAGTGGTTCAAATAGCAACATTATATTTTTTTCTTTTGAATAAACAATGAGTTTACCTTGAAGAATAGACTCTATTGCTTCTTCACTATTTATTTCAACACCTTTTCTGTTGAAAAAAGTTCTTTTTACTTTTATTGAATGATTCACTTCGCTGGTATCCATATCTTTTTTTAATATTTCTTTTGTTTTTATAAGGTTAACTATTGAATGTAAACCAAGTAAAAGGACTGCTTCACCATCCAAACTAAACGGTTCTATGAAAAAGTCTTCTGCATCTT
Protein-coding sequences here:
- a CDS encoding GerAB/ArcD/ProY family transporter, translating into MDKSLQVICMGLMSHFGLIFFIYPERIIASTQKGHWEPILIQCVIFILFLWLYLKGLSYFPKQDIIGILKTFGKAFSFTLLFPVLLYLIITTIELVSAYAEVTNIIFLANTPTWAIITLMILISTYIAVKGIETILRTALLIFCIFFPLILLMLSICFQDVDWHNAFPIMDTGFNFFREPPFYTSFFSFAIVFSFLGFIPGKISYNSKKIMFAVFLLIPFFFLSVYLPLLTFGNETASTLLFPFITTLDTVQLQWLMFDRATLFFALSLVTFIMLLTSLLLWQSSIIMSQYFPGLKQKYHIVALSVSILIISLCIPSWQETEKLLWWNTSFRFYILIVLPLIIFLIGVRRKRLS
- a CDS encoding spore germination protein, which gives rise to MNSIIVEINEAFKDAEDFFIEPFSLDGEAVLLLGLHSIVNLIKTKEILKKDMDTSEVNHSIKVKRTFFNRKGVEINSEEAIESILQGKLIVYSKEKNIMLLFEPLPKELNRSIQPPANENVLQGPLDSFIEDMSTNIGIVRKKVSSAHLSVKTYTVGSDQKKKLSIVYLDDRADKGVIKKIISHIEMNQHTNILYLQDLCRFMGVRKWEVIPQYNNTEMPLEAVDGLNKGRVIIFVDGFPFALILPHLLWDMFAQANDRNYAYPIMSAIRFLRVVGALITLIFPALYVALVAVNPEILKIELALSIAQSREGIPYPPFVEITIMLLILELIIEASIRLPLSIGPTVTMVGGIVIGQAVVDAKLVSNLLIIIVAATSIANSSVVGFQNALILRLLKYVVVIFASIYGVLGILSGLVFISAYFASREIFGIPYTSLTKGRGGIG